One region of Ascaphus truei isolate aAscTru1 chromosome 13, aAscTru1.hap1, whole genome shotgun sequence genomic DNA includes:
- the LOC142464601 gene encoding olfactory receptor 6E1-like → MTTVTQFILLGFPLFPHLSVLFFCLILLSYLLTMAGNVLIITLVFLDRRLHRPMYFFLCNLAIMDICFTNTIVPNMLRGFLVDGKSISLTSCFTQSYAYFLVGTAQFFLLAVMSYDRYVAICHPLRYTAIMHRRVYLQFIAGVWLGSFFAMLAPATLILRLPFCYDVMDHFFCDVGPLLKNSCTDTTAIQMLTFATSSILLLTFLVTVVSYSNIGIAILKIKTAEGRGKAFSTCSSHAIVVTLFFGSCLFMYLRPKQGQTFDFDKLVAVVNTVVVPLINPFIYTLRNQNVNEILKDRMFSCGKML, encoded by the coding sequence ATGACCACTGTGACACAGTTCATCCTGTTGGGTTTCCCTCTGTTTCCACACTTGTCTGTACTCTTTTTCTGCCTGATCCTGCTGTCCTATCTCCTCACCATGGCAGGAAATGTCCTTATCATTACATTGGTCTTCTTAGACCGAAGACTCCATAGGCCTATGTATTTTTTTCTATGTAACTTGGCTATCATGGACATCTGTTTCACCAACACCATTGTACCAAACATGCTAAGGGGCTTCCTGGTGGATGGAAAGTCCATATCTTTGACTAGCTGTTTTACCCAGTCATATGCTTATTTCCTAGTGGGAACTGCTCAGTTCTTTCTCCTTGCTGTAATGTCATATGATAGATATGTAGCTATTTGCCACCCCCTACGTTACACAGCAATCATGCACAGACGTGTATATCTGCAGTTTATCGCTGGAGTATGGCTGGGATCATTTTTCGCCATGCTTGCACCTGCAACCTTAATTTTGAGACTGCCATTTTGTTATGATGTGATGGACCATTTTTTCTGTGATGTTGGTCCACTTCTTAAGAACTCTTGCACCGATACAACTGCAATCCAGATGCTGACATTCGCTACCTCTTCCATATTGCTACTTACTTTCTTGGTAACTGTTGTATCTTATAGTAATATTGGGATAGCGATATTAAAGATAAAAACCGCGGAGGGTAGAGGAAAAGCTTTTTCCACCTGTTCTTCCCATGCCATAGTGGTGACCCTATTCTTTGGCAGCTGTTTATTCATGTATTTaaggccgaagcagggtcagacTTTTGACTTTGACAAGTTGGTGGCAGTCGTGAACACTGTGGTTGTCCCTCTTATCAACCCTTTCATTTATACCCTGAGAAACCAGAATGTTAATGAAATACTCAAGGATAGAATGTTTTCATGTGGCAAGATGCTATGA
- the LOC142464531 gene encoding olfactory receptor 6M1-like, which translates to MQTVDGRNMTTVTQFILLGFPLFPHLSVLFFCLILLSYLLTTSGNVLILTLVFLDRRLHRPMYFFLCNLAIMDICYTNSIVPNMLRGFLVDGKSISLTSCFTQSYIYFLVGTAQFLLLAVMSYDRYVAICHPLRYTAIMHRRVYLQLIAGVWLGSFFSFLVPTTLIMRLPFCFNVMDHFFCDVGPLLRNSCTDTTAIQMLIFANSSILLFTFLVTFVSYSNIAIAILKIKTAEGRGKAFSTCSSHAIVVTLIFGSCIFIYSRPTLGQTSDFNKLVAVVNTVVVPLINPFIYTLRNQNVKEILKDRMFSCGKML; encoded by the coding sequence ATGCAGACAGTAGATGGGAGGAACATGACCACTGTAACACAGTTCATTCTGTTGGGTTTCCCTCTGTTTCCACACTTGTCTGTACTCTTTTTCTGCCTTATCCTGCTGTCCTATCTCCTCACCACATCAGGTAATGTCCTCATCCTTACATTGGTCTTCTTAGACCGAAGACTCCATAGGCCTATGTATTTTTTTCTATGTAACTTGGCTATCATGGACATCTGTTATACCAACAGCATTGTGCCAAACATGCTAAGGGGCTTCCTGGTGGATGGAAAGTCCATATCTTTGACTAGCTGTTTTACCCAGTCATATATTTATTTCCTAGTGGGAACTGCTCAGTTCCTACTCCTTGCTGTAATGTCATATGACAGATATGTAGCTATTTGCCACCCCCTACGTTACACAGCAATCATGCACAGACGTGTATATCTGCAGCTTATAGCTGGAGTATGGCTGGGATCATTTTTCTCCTTCCTTGTACCTACAACCTTAATTATGAGATTGCCATTTTGTTTTAATGTGATGGACCATTTTTTCTGTGATGTAGGTCCACTTCTTAGGAACTCTTGCACCGACACAACCGCAATCCAGATGTTGATATTTGCCAACTCTTCCATATTGCTATTTACTTTCTTGGTTACTTTTGTATCTTATAGTAATATTGCGATAGccatattaaaaattaaaaccGCGGAGGGTAGAGGAAAAGCTTTTTCCACCTGTTCTTCCCATGCCATAGTGGTGACCCTAATTTTTGGCAGCTGTATATTCATATATTCAAGGCCGACGCTGGGTCAGACTTCTGACTTTAACAAGTTGGTGGCAGTTGTGAACACTGTAGTTGTCCCTCTGATCAACCCTTTCATTTATACCCTGAGAAACCAGAACGTTAAAGAAATACTCAAGGATAGAATGTTTTCATGTGGCAAGATGCTATAA